A section of the Pseudomonas lini genome encodes:
- a CDS encoding TRZ/ATZ family hydrolase — translation MPTPTAALDLLLLPTWLVPVEPAGVVLKEHALGIRDGRIVFIGPRAAGLKLNATEIRELPDMLLAPGLINAHGHAAMTLFRGLADDLPLMTWLEKHIWPAEAKWVDEAFVRDGTDLAIAEQIKGGITCFSDMYFFPKVASERVHNSGIRAQIAIPILDFPIPGAATADEAIRQGVELFGDLKHHERIKITFGPHAPYTVGDETLEKIRVIAEELDASIHMHVHETAFEVAQSVEQCGERPLARLGRLGLLGPRLQAVHMTQISDEDLVLLVESNTSVIHCPESNLKLASGFCPVERLWQAGVNVAVGTDGAASNNDLDLLGETRTAALLAKAVAGSATALDAHRALRMATLNGARALGIEAETGSLQVGKAADIVAFDLSGLAQQPVYDPVSQLIYASGRDCVKHLWVAGKQLLDDRRLTRLDEAQLCATAKAWGRRISGHTES, via the coding sequence ATGCCGACCCCTACCGCTGCGCTCGACCTGTTATTGCTGCCGACCTGGCTGGTACCCGTCGAACCGGCTGGCGTGGTCCTTAAAGAGCATGCCCTGGGCATCCGCGACGGTCGTATCGTATTCATCGGCCCGCGCGCGGCAGGCTTGAAGCTTAATGCAACCGAAATCCGCGAATTGCCGGACATGTTGCTCGCCCCCGGCCTGATCAATGCCCACGGGCATGCGGCAATGACGCTGTTCCGCGGGCTGGCCGATGATCTGCCGCTGATGACCTGGCTGGAAAAGCACATCTGGCCGGCCGAAGCTAAATGGGTAGACGAAGCGTTTGTACGCGACGGCACTGACCTGGCCATTGCCGAGCAGATCAAAGGTGGCATCACCTGTTTCTCCGACATGTATTTCTTCCCGAAGGTCGCCAGCGAACGCGTCCATAACAGCGGCATTCGCGCCCAGATCGCCATTCCGATCCTCGACTTCCCGATTCCAGGCGCCGCCACAGCAGATGAAGCCATTCGTCAGGGCGTCGAATTATTTGGCGATCTCAAGCATCACGAGCGGATCAAAATCACTTTTGGTCCTCATGCACCCTACACCGTGGGCGACGAAACCCTGGAAAAAATCCGGGTGATCGCCGAAGAGCTTGACGCCTCGATTCATATGCACGTCCACGAAACCGCTTTCGAAGTAGCGCAGTCGGTCGAGCAGTGCGGCGAACGCCCATTGGCCCGACTTGGCCGCCTGGGCCTGCTCGGGCCGCGCCTCCAGGCCGTTCACATGACCCAGATCAGCGATGAAGACCTGGTGCTGCTGGTAGAAAGTAACACCAGTGTGATTCATTGCCCGGAGTCGAACCTGAAGCTGGCCAGCGGTTTTTGCCCGGTCGAGCGCTTGTGGCAGGCGGGGGTCAATGTGGCCGTCGGCACCGATGGCGCGGCCAGCAATAATGACCTCGATCTGCTCGGCGAAACCCGCACCGCTGCGTTGCTGGCCAAGGCCGTCGCCGGCTCGGCCACCGCGCTGGACGCCCATCGCGCCTTGCGCATGGCCACGCTCAATGGCGCCCGTGCGCTGGGAATCGAAGCCGAGACGGGTTCGCTGCAAGTCGGCAAAGCCGCGGACATCGTTGCGTTCGATCTATCGGGCCTGGCGCAGCAACCGGTCTACGACCCGGTTTCGCAACTGATCTATGCCTCCGGTCGCGATTGCGTGAAACACCTTTGGGTCGCCGGCAAGCAACTGCTCGACGACCGCCGCCTGACCCGCCTGGATGAAGCGCAACTGTGCGCCACTGCCAAGGCCTGGGGCAGGCGCATCAGCGGCCACACCGAATCGTAA
- the pheA gene encoding prephenate dehydratase, whose protein sequence is MSEQELKALRLRIDALDEKVLELISERARCAQEVARVKMASLAEGEVPVFYRPEREAQVLKRVMERNQGPLGNEEMARLFREIMSSCLALEQPLKVAYLGPEGTFTQAAAMKHFGHAVISKPMAAIDEVFREVAAGAVNFGVVPVENSTEGAVNHTLDSFLEHDMVICGEVELRIHHHLLVGENTKTDSISRIYSHAQSLAQCRKWLDAHYPNVERVAVSSNAEAAKRVKGEWNSAAIAGDMAAGLYGLTRLAEKIEDRPDNSTRFLMIGSQEVPPTGDDKTSIIVSMSNKPGALHELLVPFHDNGIDLTRIETRPSRSGKWTYVFFIDFVGHHRDPLIKGVLEKISQEAVALKVLGSYPKAVL, encoded by the coding sequence ATGTCTGAGCAAGAACTCAAGGCACTGCGCCTGCGCATTGACGCTCTGGACGAAAAAGTCCTGGAGTTGATCAGTGAGCGCGCACGCTGCGCCCAGGAAGTTGCGCGAGTAAAGATGGCCTCGCTGGCCGAAGGCGAAGTGCCGGTGTTCTATCGTCCTGAGCGGGAAGCTCAGGTGCTCAAGCGTGTGATGGAGCGTAACCAGGGGCCGTTGGGTAACGAAGAGATGGCGCGGCTGTTCCGCGAAATCATGTCCTCGTGCCTGGCCCTTGAGCAGCCGCTGAAAGTGGCTTACCTCGGCCCTGAAGGGACCTTCACCCAGGCTGCAGCCATGAAGCATTTCGGCCATGCGGTGATCAGCAAGCCGATGGCAGCGATCGATGAAGTGTTCCGTGAAGTCGCGGCCGGTGCGGTGAACTTTGGCGTGGTCCCGGTGGAAAACTCCACAGAGGGCGCGGTCAACCACACCCTCGACAGCTTCCTCGAACACGACATGGTGATCTGTGGCGAAGTCGAGCTGCGCATCCACCATCACCTGTTGGTGGGTGAAAACACCAAGACCGACAGCATCAGCCGCATCTATTCCCACGCCCAGTCCCTGGCCCAGTGCCGCAAGTGGCTGGACGCCCATTACCCGAATGTCGAGCGCGTGGCGGTTTCGAGCAACGCCGAAGCGGCCAAGCGGGTCAAGGGTGAGTGGAACTCGGCGGCGATCGCCGGCGACATGGCCGCCGGTCTGTACGGGTTGACTCGTCTGGCCGAAAAAATCGAGGATCGTCCGGATAACTCCACGCGATTCCTGATGATTGGCAGCCAGGAAGTGCCGCCGACCGGCGACGACAAGACCTCGATCATCGTTTCCATGAGCAACAAACCCGGCGCGCTCCACGAGCTGCTGGTGCCGTTCCATGACAACGGTATCGACCTGACGCGCATCGAGACCCGTCCGTCGCGCAGCGGTAAATGGACCTACGTATTCTTCATCGACTTCGTCGGCCACCATCGCGATCCGCTGATCAAAGGTGTGCTGGAAAAGATCAGTCAGGAAGCAGTGGCACTCAAAGTGCTGGGTTCCTACCCGAAAGCAGTTCTCTAA
- the gyrA gene encoding DNA gyrase subunit A has translation MGELAKEILPVNIEDELKQSYLDYAMSVIVGRALPDARDGLKPVHRRVLFAMSELGNDFNKPYKKSARVVGDVIGKYHPHGDTAVYDTIVRMAQPFSLRYLLVDGQGNFGSVDGDNAAAMRYTEVRMTKLAHELLADLHKETVDWVPNYDGTEMIPAVMPTRIPNLLVNGSSGIAVGMATNIPPHNLGEVIDGCLALIDNPELTVDELMQYIPGPDFPTAAIINGRAGIIEAYRTGRGRIYMRARSMIEDIDKVGGRQQIVITELPYQLNKARLIEKIAELVKEKKLEGITELRDESDKDGMRVVIELRRGEVPEVILNNLYAQTQLQAVFGINIVALIDGRPRILNLKDLLEAFVRHRREVVTRRTVFELRKARERGHILEGQAVALSNIDPVIALIKASPTPSEAKEALIKTAWESSAVVAMVERAGADSCRPETLDPQYGLREGKYFLSPEQAQAILELRLHRLTGLEHEKLLAEYQEILNQIGELIRILSSATRLMEVIREELEVIRAEYGDVRRTEILDARLDLTLGDMIPEEERVVTISHGGYAKTQPLAAYQAQRRGGKGKSATGVKDEDYIAHLLVANSHTTLLLFSSKGKVYWLKTYEIPEASRAARGRPLVNLLPLDSDEYITTMLPVEEYTEGHFIFMATAKGTVKKTPLESFSRQRSVGLIALELDEGDVLISAAITDGEREVMLFSDGGKVTRFKETDVRAMGRTARGVRGMRLPEGQKLISMLIPEEGSQILTASARGFGKRTAITEFPEYKRGGQGVIAMVSNDRNGRLVGAVQVLDGEEIMLISDQGTLVRTRVDEVSSLGRNTQGVTLIKLASDETLVGLERVQEPSEVEGEELEGEGLEGEEGAVFDGEVVIDDVAEDQQLDAAADEEPQE, from the coding sequence ATGGGCGAACTGGCCAAAGAAATCCTCCCGGTCAATATCGAAGACGAGCTGAAGCAGTCCTACCTCGACTACGCGATGAGCGTGATTGTCGGGCGGGCACTGCCGGATGCGCGCGATGGCTTGAAGCCCGTGCACCGGCGTGTGCTGTTCGCGATGAGCGAGCTGGGCAACGACTTCAACAAGCCGTACAAGAAATCTGCCCGTGTTGTCGGTGACGTGATCGGTAAGTATCACCCTCACGGTGATACCGCGGTGTACGACACCATCGTTCGGATGGCGCAGCCATTCTCGCTGCGTTACCTGCTGGTAGACGGTCAGGGCAACTTCGGTTCGGTGGACGGCGATAACGCCGCGGCCATGCGATACACCGAAGTGCGCATGACCAAGCTGGCGCACGAGCTGCTGGCTGACCTGCACAAAGAAACCGTGGACTGGGTGCCGAACTACGACGGCACCGAAATGATCCCGGCGGTCATGCCGACCCGTATTCCCAACCTGCTGGTCAACGGCTCCAGCGGTATCGCCGTGGGCATGGCGACCAACATTCCGCCGCACAACCTCGGTGAAGTCATCGACGGTTGCCTGGCACTCATCGACAACCCGGAACTGACCGTCGATGAGCTGATGCAATACATCCCTGGTCCAGACTTCCCGACCGCTGCGATCATCAACGGTCGCGCCGGTATCATCGAAGCCTACCGCACCGGTCGCGGGCGCATTTACATGCGTGCCCGCTCGATGATCGAAGACATCGACAAGGTCGGTGGTCGCCAGCAGATCGTCATCACCGAACTCCCTTACCAGCTGAACAAGGCGCGTCTGATCGAGAAGATCGCCGAGCTGGTAAAAGAGAAGAAGCTTGAAGGCATCACCGAGCTGCGCGACGAGTCCGACAAGGACGGTATGCGCGTCGTGATCGAATTGCGTCGCGGCGAAGTGCCTGAGGTGATCCTCAACAACCTCTACGCCCAGACCCAGCTGCAAGCGGTGTTCGGTATCAACATCGTCGCGCTGATCGACGGCCGTCCGCGGATCCTGAACCTCAAGGACCTGCTGGAAGCCTTCGTTCGTCACCGTCGCGAAGTGGTTACCCGCCGTACCGTGTTCGAGCTGCGTAAAGCGCGCGAACGTGGCCACATTCTGGAAGGTCAAGCGGTTGCCCTGTCGAACATCGACCCGGTTATCGCCCTGATCAAGGCCTCGCCAACGCCGTCGGAAGCCAAGGAAGCGCTGATCAAGACTGCGTGGGAATCTTCCGCCGTAGTTGCGATGGTTGAGCGTGCCGGTGCCGATTCGTGCCGTCCAGAGACTCTGGACCCGCAATACGGTCTGCGCGAGGGCAAGTACTTCCTGTCGCCAGAGCAGGCGCAAGCCATTCTGGAACTGCGTCTGCACCGTCTGACCGGTCTGGAACACGAAAAGCTGCTGGCCGAGTATCAAGAGATCCTCAACCAGATCGGCGAGCTGATCCGCATCCTCAGCAGCGCCACGCGCCTGATGGAAGTGATTCGCGAAGAGCTGGAAGTGATCCGCGCCGAATACGGCGACGTGCGTCGCACCGAGATTCTCGATGCCCGTCTCGACCTGACCCTGGGCGACATGATCCCGGAAGAAGAACGCGTCGTGACCATTTCCCACGGTGGCTACGCCAAGACCCAGCCATTGGCTGCGTACCAGGCTCAGCGTCGTGGCGGTAAAGGCAAGTCGGCCACTGGCGTCAAGGATGAGGACTACATTGCTCACCTGCTGGTTGCCAACAGCCACACCACGCTGCTGCTGTTCTCCAGCAAAGGCAAAGTGTACTGGCTGAAAACCTACGAAATTCCGGAAGCATCCCGCGCTGCCCGTGGTCGTCCGCTGGTCAACCTGCTGCCGCTGGACAGTGATGAATACATCACCACCATGCTGCCGGTCGAGGAATACACCGAAGGTCACTTCATCTTCATGGCCACTGCTAAAGGCACCGTGAAGAAGACCCCGCTGGAATCCTTCAGCCGTCAACGCAGCGTCGGTCTGATCGCGCTGGAGCTGGACGAAGGTGACGTACTGATCTCTGCCGCCATTACCGATGGCGAACGTGAAGTCATGCTGTTCTCCGACGGTGGCAAGGTGACTCGCTTCAAGGAAACCGACGTTCGCGCCATGGGCCGTACCGCTCGCGGTGTCCGCGGTATGCGTCTGCCGGAAGGCCAGAAGCTGATTTCCATGCTGATCCCGGAAGAAGGCAGCCAGATCCTCACCGCTTCGGCGCGTGGTTTCGGCAAGCGCACCGCGATCACTGAGTTCCCTGAGTACAAGCGTGGCGGTCAGGGCGTTATCGCCATGGTCAGCAACGACCGTAACGGCCGTCTGGTCGGCGCAGTCCAGGTGCTCGACGGCGAAGAAATCATGCTGATTTCCGACCAGGGTACTTTGGTTCGTACCCGTGTCGACGAAGTCTCCAGCCTGGGTCGTAACACCCAGGGCGTGACCCTGATCAAGCTGGCCAGCGATGAAACGCTGGTGGGCCTGGAGCGGGTTCAAGAGCCATCGGAAGTCGAAGGCGAAGAGCTGGAAGGCGAAGGGCTCGAAGGTGAAGAGGGTGCAGTGTTCGACGGTGAAGTCGTGATCGACGACGTTGCCGAAGACCAGCAACTCGACGCCGCCGCTGACGAAGAGCCACAAGAGTAA
- a CDS encoding bifunctional prephenate dehydrogenase/3-phosphoshikimate 1-carboxyvinyltransferase has translation MIGRLVVVGLGLIGGSFAKGLRESGLCREVVGVDLDPQSRKLAVELGVVDRCEEDLAAACQGADVIQLAVPILAMEKLLALLAGMDLGQAILTDVGSAKGNVVRAATEAFGGMPARFVPGHPIAGSEQSGVEASNAELFRRHKVILTPLDQTDPAALAVVDRLWRELGADVEHMQVERHDEVLAATSHLPHLLAFGLVDSLAKRNENLEIFRYAAGGFRDFTRIAGSDPVMWHDIFLANREAVLRTLDTFRSDLDALRDAVDAGDGHQLLGVFTRARVAREHFSKILARRAYVDAMNSNDLIFLAQPGGRLTGRIRVPGDKSISHRSIMLGSLAEGVTEVEGFLEGEDALATLQAFRDMGVVIEGPHHGRVTIHGVGLHGLKPAPGPIYLGNSGTSMRLLSGLLAAQNFDSTLTGDASLSKRPMNRVANPLREMGAVIETAAEGRPPMTIRGGNKLKGLTYTMPMASAQVKSCLLLAGLYAEGKTTVTEPAPTRDHTERMLRGFGYPVTVNGATASVESGHKLTATHIEVPGDISSSAFFLVAASIAEGSELVLEHVGINPTRTGVIDILRLMGADITLENQREVGGEPVADLRVRAAKLKGIEIPEALVPLAIDEFPVLFVAAACAEGRTVLRGAEELRVKESDRIQVMADGLLALGVKCEPTPDGLIIDGGQIGGGEVHGHGDHRIAMAFSVASLRASAPIRIHDCANVATSFPNFLALCAQVGIRVAQEAQS, from the coding sequence ATGATCGGTCGCCTGGTGGTGGTCGGCCTGGGCTTGATCGGCGGTTCGTTTGCCAAAGGCTTGCGTGAAAGCGGTCTGTGCCGCGAAGTGGTCGGGGTCGATCTCGACCCGCAGTCGCGCAAGCTGGCGGTCGAGTTGGGCGTGGTGGATCGCTGCGAAGAAGACTTGGCGGCGGCTTGCCAGGGCGCTGACGTGATTCAGTTGGCGGTGCCGATCCTGGCCATGGAGAAATTGCTCGCGCTGTTGGCGGGCATGGACCTGGGGCAAGCGATTCTGACCGACGTCGGCAGCGCCAAGGGCAATGTGGTGCGCGCGGCGACCGAGGCGTTTGGCGGCATGCCGGCGCGTTTCGTGCCGGGGCATCCGATTGCCGGTTCCGAGCAGAGCGGGGTGGAAGCCTCCAATGCCGAACTGTTCCGCCGCCATAAAGTGATTCTGACGCCGCTGGATCAGACCGACCCGGCCGCGTTGGCTGTGGTCGACCGGTTGTGGCGCGAACTGGGCGCCGACGTCGAGCACATGCAGGTCGAGCGTCACGACGAAGTGTTGGCGGCGACCAGCCATTTGCCACACTTGCTGGCGTTCGGTTTGGTCGATTCGTTGGCCAAACGCAATGAAAATCTTGAGATCTTCCGTTACGCTGCGGGCGGTTTCCGCGATTTCACAAGAATCGCCGGTAGCGACCCGGTCATGTGGCACGACATCTTCCTCGCCAACCGCGAAGCTGTCCTGCGCACACTCGATACATTTCGCAGCGACCTCGACGCCTTGCGCGACGCGGTCGATGCAGGGGATGGGCACCAATTGTTGGGCGTGTTCACTCGCGCCCGGGTTGCCCGCGAGCATTTCAGTAAAATCCTGGCCCGCCGGGCCTATGTGGACGCTATGAATTCCAACGATCTGATTTTCCTGGCACAACCTGGTGGCCGCCTGACTGGGCGGATTCGTGTACCGGGCGACAAATCGATTTCCCACCGTTCGATCATGCTCGGCTCCCTGGCTGAAGGCGTCACCGAAGTGGAAGGTTTCCTCGAGGGCGAAGACGCTCTGGCGACCCTGCAAGCTTTCCGCGACATGGGCGTCGTCATCGAAGGTCCGCACCACGGTCGCGTGACCATCCACGGCGTCGGCCTGCATGGCCTGAAGCCTGCGCCGGGTCCGATCTATCTGGGCAACTCCGGCACCTCGATGCGTCTGCTGTCTGGCCTGTTGGCTGCGCAGAACTTCGACAGCACCCTGACCGGCGACGCTTCGCTGTCCAAGCGTCCGATGAATCGCGTGGCCAATCCGCTGCGTGAAATGGGCGCCGTGATCGAGACCGCCGCTGAAGGTCGTCCACCGATGACCATTCGTGGCGGCAACAAGCTCAAGGGCCTGACTTACACCATGCCAATGGCCAGCGCCCAGGTTAAATCCTGCCTGTTGCTGGCAGGTCTGTATGCCGAAGGCAAGACCACTGTCACCGAGCCGGCACCGACTCGCGACCACACCGAGCGCATGCTGCGCGGCTTCGGCTACCCGGTGACCGTCAACGGCGCGACTGCCTCGGTCGAGTCCGGCCACAAATTGACCGCGACCCACATTGAAGTGCCGGGCGATATCTCGTCGTCGGCGTTCTTCCTGGTGGCGGCGTCGATTGCCGAAGGCTCGGAGCTGGTGCTTGAGCACGTCGGCATCAACCCTACCCGTACCGGTGTGATCGACATCCTGCGCCTGATGGGCGCTGACATCACCCTGGAAAACCAGCGTGAAGTCGGCGGCGAACCGGTAGCGGATCTGCGCGTGCGGGCAGCTAAACTCAAAGGTATCGAGATCCCTGAGGCGCTGGTTCCGCTGGCTATCGACGAGTTCCCGGTGCTGTTCGTGGCCGCTGCATGTGCCGAAGGGCGCACCGTGCTGCGCGGTGCCGAAGAGCTGCGCGTGAAGGAGTCGGACCGGATTCAGGTAATGGCGGATGGTCTGCTGGCGTTGGGCGTCAAGTGCGAGCCAACCCCGGACGGTCTCATTATCGACGGCGGCCAGATCGGCGGCGGCGAAGTGCACGGTCACGGCGATCACCGGATTGCCATGGCCTTCAGCGTGGCTTCGCTGCGCGCTAGCGCACCGATCCGCATCCACGATTGCGCCAACGTTGCGACCTCGTTCCCGAACTTCCTCGCGCTGTGCGCGCAGGTCGGTATCCGTGTTGCACAAGAGGCTCAGTCGTGA
- the mtnA gene encoding S-methyl-5-thioribose-1-phosphate isomerase, with product MRDRLLAAEKVKAIDWRDGALYLLDQRILPFEETWIAYTSAAGVAEAIRSMVVRGAPAIGISAAYAMVLSARARIAEGGDWQAAWEEDYALLADSRPTAVNLFWALSRMRDRLDRLKEDADPLAALEAEAIAIHESDREANLTMAQLGVDLIRKHQGNAQAILTHCNTGALATGGFGTALGVIRGAFIEGMVERVYADETRPWLQGSRLTAWELANEGIPVTLNADSAAAHIMKTKGVTWVIVGADRITANGDVANKIGTYQLAVNAMHHGVRFMVVAPSSTIDMNLASGDEIPIEERDGRELLEVGGKRVGADVDAFNPVFDVTPADLIDAIVTEKGIVERPDTAKMAQLMCRKRLH from the coding sequence ATGCGCGATCGACTGTTGGCTGCGGAGAAGGTGAAGGCCATCGATTGGCGTGATGGCGCCCTGTATCTGCTGGATCAGCGTATTTTGCCGTTCGAGGAAACCTGGATCGCCTACACCAGCGCTGCGGGTGTGGCCGAAGCCATTCGCTCGATGGTGGTGCGTGGCGCGCCGGCCATCGGCATCAGTGCGGCGTATGCCATGGTGCTGTCGGCCCGCGCTCGAATTGCCGAGGGCGGTGACTGGCAGGCAGCGTGGGAAGAGGATTACGCGTTACTGGCCGATTCCCGTCCAACAGCGGTTAATCTGTTCTGGGCCTTGAGTCGCATGCGTGACCGCCTGGATCGCCTCAAGGAAGACGCGGACCCTCTGGCGGCGCTGGAGGCCGAAGCCATCGCCATCCATGAAAGTGATCGCGAAGCCAACCTGACCATGGCCCAGCTGGGTGTCGACCTGATCCGCAAGCATCAGGGCAACGCCCAGGCGATTCTCACGCACTGCAACACCGGCGCACTGGCCACCGGCGGCTTCGGCACGGCGCTGGGGGTGATTCGCGGGGCTTTCATCGAGGGCATGGTCGAGCGTGTTTATGCCGACGAAACCCGGCCGTGGCTGCAAGGTTCGCGATTGACCGCATGGGAATTGGCCAATGAAGGCATTCCCGTGACCCTCAATGCCGATTCCGCCGCCGCGCACATCATGAAAACCAAAGGCGTGACCTGGGTGATCGTCGGCGCCGACCGCATCACCGCCAACGGTGATGTGGCGAACAAGATCGGCACCTACCAACTGGCGGTCAACGCCATGCACCACGGCGTGCGCTTCATGGTGGTAGCGCCGAGTTCGACCATCGACATGAACCTGGCCAGCGGTGACGAGATCCCCATCGAAGAGCGCGATGGCCGCGAGTTGCTGGAAGTCGGCGGCAAGCGGGTGGGGGCGGATGTCGATGCGTTCAACCCGGTGTTCGACGTGACCCCGGCCGACCTGATCGATGCGATCGTTACCGAAAAAGGCATCGTCGAACGGCCGGATACCGCGAAAATGGCGCAGTTGATGTGCCGTAAGCGTCTGCATTAA
- the serC gene encoding 3-phosphoserine/phosphohydroxythreonine transaminase, producing MSKRAYNFCAGPAALPEAVLKRAQGELLDWHGKGLSVMEMSHRSDEFVSIATKAEQDLRDLLNIPSNYKVLFLQGGASQQFAQIPLNLLPESGTADYIDTGIWSQKAIEEASRYGHVNVAATAKPYDYFAIPGQNEWSLSKDAAYVHYAPNETIGGLEFQWIPETGDVPLVADMSSDILSRPVDVSRFGMIYAGAQKNIGPSGVVVNIVREDLLGRARSICPTMLNYKVAADNGSMYNTPPTLAWYLSGLVFEWLKEQGGVEAIGKLNEVKQRTLYDFIDASGLYSNPINKSDRSWMNVPFRLADDRLDKPFLAGADERGLLNLKGHRSVGGMRASIYNAVDIVAVNALISYMAEFEKEHG from the coding sequence GTGAGCAAGAGAGCCTATAACTTCTGTGCCGGTCCTGCGGCGCTTCCCGAAGCTGTCCTGAAGCGCGCCCAGGGTGAACTCCTTGATTGGCACGGCAAGGGCCTGTCGGTCATGGAAATGAGCCATCGCAGCGATGAGTTCGTGTCCATTGCCACCAAGGCCGAGCAGGATCTGCGTGATCTGCTGAATATCCCCTCGAACTATAAAGTGCTGTTTCTGCAAGGTGGCGCGAGCCAGCAATTTGCTCAGATTCCTCTGAACCTGTTGCCGGAAAGCGGCACCGCCGACTATATCGACACCGGTATCTGGTCGCAGAAAGCTATCGAAGAAGCCTCGCGCTACGGCCACGTCAATGTTGCCGCCACCGCCAAGCCTTACGACTATTTCGCTATCCCCGGTCAGAACGAGTGGAGCCTGTCCAAAGACGCGGCCTACGTTCACTACGCACCGAACGAAACCATTGGTGGCCTGGAATTCCAATGGATTCCTGAAACCGGTGATGTGCCGCTGGTTGCCGACATGTCCTCGGACATTCTCTCGCGTCCGGTGGATGTTTCGCGCTTTGGCATGATCTACGCCGGCGCCCAGAAAAACATCGGCCCGAGCGGCGTCGTCGTCAACATCGTTCGCGAAGACCTGCTCGGTCGCGCCCGTTCCATTTGCCCGACCATGCTCAACTACAAGGTCGCGGCCGATAATGGCTCGATGTACAACACCCCGCCAACCCTGGCCTGGTACTTGTCCGGTCTGGTGTTCGAGTGGCTGAAAGAGCAGGGTGGTGTCGAAGCCATCGGCAAGCTCAATGAAGTGAAGCAGCGCACGCTGTACGACTTCATCGATGCCAGCGGCTTGTACAGCAACCCGATCAACAAATCGGACCGCTCGTGGATGAACGTGCCGTTCCGTCTGGCCGACGATCGTCTCGACAAGCCGTTCCTGGCCGGTGCCGACGAACGTGGCCTGCTGAACCTCAAGGGCCACCGTTCCGTGGGTGGCATGCGTGCCTCCATCTATAACGCCGTCGATATCGTTGCGGTCAACGCACTGATTTCGTACATGGCAGAGTTCGAGAAGGAACACGGTTAA
- the hisC gene encoding histidinol-phosphate transaminase: MSGNFLALAQPGVQQLSPYVPGKPVDELARELNLDPANIVKLASNENPLGASPKALAAIREALTELTRYPDGNGFALKTLLADQCRVELNQVTLGNGSNDILELVARAYLAPGLNAVFSAHAFAVYPIVTQAVGAQAKVIPAKNWGHDLSAMLAAIDADTRVVFIANPNNPTGTWFDAQALDDFLQDVPAHVLVVLDEAYIEYAEGSDLPDGLDYLAAYPNLLVSRTFSKAYGLASLRVGYGLSSAIIADVLNRVRQPFNVNSLALAAACAALQDVDYLAESRRLNESGMQQLQAGFRELGLSWIPSKGNFICVDLGCVAAPVFEGLLREGVIVRPVANYGMPNHLRITIGLPAENSRFLEALTKVMARG; encoded by the coding sequence ATGAGTGGCAACTTCCTCGCTCTGGCACAGCCGGGCGTGCAACAACTTTCGCCTTACGTTCCGGGCAAACCCGTGGACGAACTGGCCCGTGAGCTGAACCTCGATCCGGCCAATATCGTCAAACTGGCGAGCAACGAAAACCCGTTGGGCGCCAGTCCCAAGGCGCTGGCAGCGATTCGCGAAGCGCTGACCGAGCTCACCCGCTATCCGGACGGCAACGGTTTTGCGCTCAAGACCTTGCTGGCCGATCAGTGCCGCGTCGAGCTGAACCAGGTAACGCTGGGCAACGGCTCCAACGACATTCTGGAGTTGGTGGCGCGCGCCTATCTGGCGCCTGGCCTGAACGCGGTGTTCAGTGCGCATGCGTTTGCGGTCTATCCGATCGTCACCCAGGCCGTTGGCGCCCAGGCAAAAGTGATCCCGGCCAAAAACTGGGGTCATGATCTGTCGGCCATGCTGGCCGCGATCGATGCCGATACTCGCGTGGTGTTCATCGCCAACCCGAACAACCCGACCGGGACCTGGTTCGACGCCCAAGCACTGGATGATTTCCTGCAGGACGTACCGGCTCATGTGCTGGTGGTGCTGGACGAGGCCTACATCGAATACGCCGAAGGCAGCGACTTGCCGGATGGACTGGATTATCTGGCGGCCTATCCGAACCTGCTGGTCTCGCGCACTTTCTCCAAGGCCTATGGTCTGGCGTCGCTGCGGGTCGGTTACGGTTTGTCCTCGGCCATCATCGCCGATGTGCTGAATCGCGTACGCCAGCCATTCAACGTCAACAGCCTCGCACTGGCCGCCGCGTGTGCAGCGCTGCAAGACGTCGACTACCTGGCCGAAAGCCGTCGCTTGAACGAGTCCGGCATGCAGCAGCTGCAAGCGGGTTTCCGCGAGCTGGGGCTGAGTTGGATTCCCTCCAAGGGCAACTTCATCTGTGTCGATCTGGGGTGCGTTGCGGCGCCAGTGTTCGAGGGGTTGCTGCGCGAAGGCGTGATCGTGCGTCCGGTGGCCAACTACGGCATGCCGAACCACCTGCGTATCACCATCGGTTTGCCGGCTGAAAACAGCCGCTTCCTCGAGGCGCTGACCAAGGTTATGGCCCGTGGTTGA